In the genome of Microcoleus sp. FACHB-672, one region contains:
- a CDS encoding ATP-binding sensor histidine kinase — translation MITLSGYQITEEIVSGIRTVIYRGCDERTQRPVIVKTLKSEYPTVEEITRLRQEYTITKSFDCEVIVKAYSLEKYRNSFALIIEDFGGQSLAEFLIYQKIQLIEVLRIAIVLADALDYLHKLYIIHKDIKPSNIIINSATKEVKLSDFSSASRLHLQKTISGSSNLLEGTLAYMSPEQTGRMNRSVDYRTDFYSLGVTLYELLTGELPFTTTDLMELVHCHLAKQPVAPWKVRAIPQAVSDIVMKLLAKTAEDRYQTAAGLKFDLELCLSQLQASGKIESFPLGKHDRGSQLLIPQKLYGRESEVSTLMNAFERVSEGATEIMLVSGYSGIGKTSVVHEIHKPIVGARGYFIAGKFDQFKRNIPYAALIQAFQELICQLLTESSEKIAIWKEKLLEALGQQGNVIIEVIPEVELIVGKQPELAQMGAAESQNRFNRVFQQFIHIFCKFEHPLVFFLDDLQWADSASLKLLQLLSADSDSHYLLMIGAYRDNEVNPTHPLIQTLEKIQQAGAVVNNIVLRPLDIKNVSQLVVETLGEKGEEAQIDSSNSLTPSDSSKPLSELLFNKTGGNPFFLTQLLKTLYLEKLLVYDAISGIWRWDIKKIQTIGVGDHTVVELMAKNIRKLPEAAQKVLKLATCIGNRFTLDVLAIVNEESTTTTAAHLWPALQAGLILPLSNAYKIPLVGEWEPLSEDSVSHISKPQALISYKFLHDRVQQAAYSLIPESDKQATHLKIGQLLLQKTNLEERKENIFALVNQLNYGSNLLTSDAEKDELAHLNLIAGQKAKAAMAYEAALKYVNVGLALLPADSWHTDYDLTLTLYVEAAETEYLNTYFERSQQLTEIILQQATTLLDKVKAHELQMQCYMAQNQMLKALETGLQVLETLGVSLSTASSDDCFVLELPSVKDLENITEMTEPYQLAVLRLLVTVVTPVPVVKPEMLPVLILTQVKFCLKHGHSPLSAVGYALYGMILCAMMGDIDAGYHAGQLALSLLDKFNANSVKSKIYNILNLFIKPWKEHLRETLAPFLEGVQSGIETGDIESAGYCINNYCINLFLVGERLDVVEKEQGQYLDLAVKLKQKYSIDFNRLLRQLTLNIQGLAEDKLQLIGESFNEAKTLPIILENKNGILLFVTYFAKTILLYLFKEPEKAVASAGLAAEHLACVKGMVLSAGHNFYYSLALLAFYPKASKVEQGRYLKQVDANQEKMQQWASHAPSNFAHKYELVEAEKARVLGDIAQAILHYEQAITAARKEGYIQEEALACELAGEFHLARAQENMARFYLTEAYYGYIHWGATAKVKDLEERYPALLAKTLTQKTAGSELSNTAATTASGTSELLDFATVTKASLAISGEIVLSQLLKKLMKIAIENAGAQKGCLILNQKDSLIIEAIGEVEGNEVTVMQPSPAEIALAVPVTVINYVGRTQKSVVLNDAENEGIFSHDPYILKHKCKSVLCLPILNKGSSIGLLYLENNLTLGAFNIKRLEVLKILASQAAISIENARLYANLERVNEKLEDYSRTLEVKVSDRTLELQDKNERLNQTLKQLQQTQTQLIQTEKMSSLGQMVAGIAHEINNPINFVYGNLIHANEYTWDLLRLIEIYERNNLRPTPELEAALETIDIDFVKEDMPKMLESMKYGAERIREIVLSLRNFSRLDESESKEVDIHEGINSTLLILQHRLKESSFEQKAGFASEIQVIKEYGTLPLVECCAGLLNQVFMNILSNAIDALLASGGEGCAQSPTRKIWIRTELGGEDAGNSQGSSAVIRIADNGAGMTEEVRSKLFDPFFTTKPVGSGTGLGLSISYQIVVEKHGGQLKCISAPGAGAEFIIEIPLKPHKTARLKPD, via the coding sequence ATGATCACACTGTCAGGCTATCAAATTACAGAAGAAATTGTTTCAGGAATCAGAACCGTTATATATCGGGGGTGCGACGAGCGAACCCAAAGGCCGGTTATTGTTAAAACCCTCAAATCAGAGTATCCCACCGTCGAAGAAATTACCCGATTAAGGCAAGAATATACGATCACTAAAAGTTTTGATTGTGAAGTAATTGTCAAGGCTTATAGTTTAGAAAAATACCGCAACAGTTTTGCTTTAATAATAGAAGACTTTGGCGGACAATCCCTCGCTGAATTCCTTATTTATCAAAAAATTCAACTTATAGAAGTGCTACGAATAGCGATTGTTCTGGCAGACGCTTTAGATTATTTACACAAACTTTATATTATTCATAAAGATATTAAACCTTCCAATATTATTATTAACTCGGCTACTAAAGAAGTTAAATTGAGTGATTTTAGCAGTGCTTCTCGCCTGCATTTGCAGAAGACGATAAGCGGCTCCTCCAATTTGCTAGAAGGCACTCTAGCTTATATGTCGCCGGAGCAAACTGGAAGGATGAACCGCTCGGTTGACTATCGTACAGACTTTTATTCTTTGGGTGTCACCTTATATGAGTTGTTAACAGGTGAGTTACCTTTTACAACAACCGATTTGATGGAATTGGTTCACTGTCATTTGGCTAAACAACCTGTAGCACCCTGGAAAGTGAGGGCGATTCCGCAAGCGGTTTCTGATATTGTGATGAAGTTATTAGCCAAGACGGCTGAAGACAGATATCAAACTGCTGCGGGTTTAAAGTTTGATTTAGAACTATGTTTGTCTCAATTGCAAGCCTCCGGAAAAATTGAAAGCTTTCCTTTAGGTAAACATGATCGGGGAAGCCAGCTTTTAATTCCACAAAAACTCTACGGGCGAGAGAGCGAGGTAAGCACACTCATGAATGCCTTTGAGCGCGTTAGCGAAGGGGCAACTGAGATCATGCTGGTTTCCGGTTATTCGGGAATTGGTAAAACTTCGGTTGTTCATGAAATTCATAAACCGATTGTAGGAGCGCGGGGGTATTTTATTGCCGGTAAGTTTGACCAGTTTAAACGAAATATTCCCTATGCAGCTTTGATACAGGCTTTTCAAGAATTGATCTGCCAACTCTTAACAGAAAGCTCAGAAAAAATAGCGATTTGGAAAGAAAAGCTGTTAGAAGCTTTAGGGCAGCAAGGGAATGTAATTATTGAAGTGATTCCCGAAGTTGAGCTGATTGTCGGGAAACAACCGGAATTAGCGCAAATGGGTGCTGCTGAATCCCAAAATCGCTTCAATCGGGTGTTTCAACAATTCATTCATATCTTTTGCAAATTTGAACATCCCCTAGTTTTCTTTCTAGATGATTTACAGTGGGCAGACTCAGCATCGCTGAAATTACTGCAATTGCTAAGTGCTGACTCGGACAGCCACTATCTGTTGATGATTGGGGCGTATCGAGATAACGAAGTTAATCCCACACATCCGTTAATTCAAACGCTGGAGAAGATTCAACAAGCCGGCGCTGTTGTGAATAATATCGTCCTCCGGCCTTTAGATATTAAAAATGTCAGTCAATTAGTCGTAGAGACTTTGGGTGAAAAAGGAGAAGAAGCTCAGATCGATTCTTCAAACTCTCTCACTCCTTCTGATTCTTCAAAGCCTTTGTCTGAACTACTTTTCAACAAAACTGGGGGTAATCCCTTTTTTTTAACCCAGTTGCTCAAAACTTTGTATTTAGAAAAGTTGCTGGTTTATGATGCAATCTCTGGCATTTGGCGCTGGGATATAAAAAAAATTCAAACGATTGGGGTTGGTGATCATACTGTTGTTGAATTAATGGCAAAAAATATTCGCAAATTGCCAGAGGCAGCGCAGAAAGTATTAAAATTGGCGACTTGTATCGGCAACCGATTTACCTTAGATGTTCTGGCGATTGTGAATGAAGAATCAACGACAACTACGGCAGCTCATCTGTGGCCGGCACTTCAAGCTGGTCTAATTTTGCCACTATCTAATGCTTATAAAATTCCTTTGGTTGGAGAATGGGAACCTTTGAGCGAAGATTCCGTTTCCCACATTTCTAAACCTCAAGCTCTTATCTCTTATAAGTTTTTGCATGACCGAGTCCAGCAAGCGGCTTATTCTCTCATTCCTGAATCTGATAAACAAGCGACTCACCTAAAAATCGGCCAATTGCTGCTGCAAAAAACGAACCTAGAAGAACGAAAAGAAAATATCTTTGCTTTGGTTAATCAGCTCAATTACGGAAGCAATTTACTCACATCTGATGCAGAAAAAGATGAGCTTGCCCATTTAAATTTGATAGCCGGCCAAAAAGCAAAAGCAGCAATGGCTTATGAAGCCGCTCTTAAGTATGTGAATGTGGGTTTGGCACTATTGCCGGCAGACAGTTGGCACACTGACTATGATTTGACACTGACCCTGTATGTAGAAGCCGCAGAAACCGAGTATTTAAACACCTACTTCGAGCGTTCGCAACAGTTGACTGAGATTATTTTACAACAAGCCACAACTTTACTCGACAAGGTGAAAGCGCACGAGCTGCAAATGCAGTGTTATATGGCTCAAAACCAGATGTTGAAAGCCTTAGAAACTGGATTGCAAGTGCTGGAAACGCTAGGGGTTTCTCTTTCTACGGCTAGCAGTGACGATTGTTTTGTGCTTGAGTTGCCTTCTGTGAAAGATTTAGAAAACATCACAGAAATGACCGAGCCTTATCAACTAGCAGTCTTGCGGCTACTCGTCACTGTAGTTACTCCCGTTCCTGTTGTGAAGCCAGAAATGCTGCCGGTGCTTATCTTGACTCAAGTGAAGTTCTGTCTCAAGCACGGTCATTCTCCTTTATCCGCCGTAGGCTACGCTCTTTATGGAATGATTCTGTGTGCGATGATGGGAGATATTGATGCTGGATATCATGCTGGCCAGCTAGCTTTGAGTTTGCTAGATAAATTTAATGCCAACTCGGTTAAATCAAAAATCTATAATATTCTGAACCTTTTTATAAAACCTTGGAAAGAGCATCTCCGAGAAACTCTGGCACCGTTTTTGGAGGGAGTTCAAAGTGGTATAGAAACCGGAGATATAGAATCTGCCGGTTATTGTATTAATAATTACTGTATTAACTTGTTTTTGGTAGGAGAGCGGCTGGATGTTGTAGAGAAAGAGCAAGGGCAATATCTAGATTTAGCTGTGAAACTCAAACAAAAATACTCTATTGATTTCAACCGGCTATTAAGACAACTGACTTTAAATATCCAAGGGTTAGCAGAGGATAAACTTCAGTTAATTGGTGAAAGCTTTAATGAAGCAAAGACTTTACCCATTATTCTTGAAAATAAGAATGGAATTCTACTGTTCGTTACTTATTTTGCCAAAACAATTTTGCTTTATTTGTTTAAAGAACCTGAGAAAGCCGTTGCCAGCGCCGGCTTAGCGGCAGAACACTTAGCTTGTGTCAAGGGAATGGTATTGTCTGCCGGCCACAACTTCTATTATTCCCTAGCTCTCCTCGCTTTTTATCCCAAAGCTTCAAAGGTTGAACAAGGGCGGTACCTGAAGCAAGTTGACGCTAATCAGGAAAAAATGCAGCAGTGGGCCTCTCACGCGCCGTCTAACTTCGCCCATAAGTATGAGCTAGTAGAAGCAGAAAAAGCACGAGTTTTAGGAGATATTGCCCAAGCAATTTTACATTATGAGCAAGCCATAACAGCGGCTAGGAAAGAAGGATATATCCAAGAAGAAGCACTTGCCTGCGAGTTGGCAGGAGAGTTTCATCTCGCTCGCGCTCAAGAGAATATGGCAAGGTTTTATCTGACAGAAGCTTACTATGGCTATATTCACTGGGGAGCAACCGCAAAAGTCAAAGATTTAGAAGAAAGATATCCGGCGTTGTTGGCTAAAACGCTCACTCAAAAAACTGCCGGCAGCGAACTTAGTAATACAGCCGCCACGACAGCTAGCGGCACTTCAGAACTTTTAGATTTTGCCACAGTGACGAAAGCATCCCTTGCAATTTCAGGCGAAATTGTTTTGAGTCAACTGCTAAAAAAATTAATGAAAATTGCGATTGAGAATGCCGGTGCACAAAAAGGGTGTCTCATTCTAAATCAAAAAGATTCGCTGATCATTGAAGCGATTGGAGAAGTTGAAGGTAACGAGGTGACGGTAATGCAGCCTTCCCCAGCGGAGATTGCTCTGGCTGTGCCAGTCACGGTGATTAATTATGTGGGGCGCACTCAAAAAAGTGTCGTGTTAAATGATGCAGAAAATGAAGGAATATTTAGTCACGATCCTTATATTCTTAAACATAAGTGCAAATCTGTTCTTTGCCTGCCAATTTTAAATAAAGGAAGCAGCATCGGCTTACTTTATTTAGAAAATAATTTAACCCTAGGTGCTTTTAATATTAAACGATTGGAAGTTTTAAAAATTCTGGCATCTCAAGCGGCGATTTCAATTGAAAACGCTCGCTTATATGCAAATCTAGAAAGGGTTAATGAGAAACTAGAAGATTATAGCCGGACGCTAGAAGTAAAAGTTTCAGATAGAACACTGGAGTTACAAGACAAAAATGAGCGGTTAAATCAAACGCTCAAACAGCTACAGCAAACCCAAACGCAACTGATTCAAACGGAAAAAATGTCTTCCTTGGGGCAGATGGTAGCCGGCATCGCTCATGAAATTAATAATCCAATTAACTTCGTTTATGGAAATCTCATCCACGCGAATGAATATACCTGGGATTTGCTACGATTGATTGAAATTTACGAGCGAAATAATCTGCGCCCTACACCGGAGCTGGAAGCGGCACTCGAAACAATTGACATCGACTTTGTTAAAGAAGATATGCCAAAAATGTTGGAGTCGATGAAGTATGGAGCCGAACGCATCCGCGAAATTGTCCTGAGCTTGCGGAATTTCTCTAGGCTGGATGAATCTGAAAGCAAGGAAGTTGATATTCATGAAGGTATTAACAGTACGCTGCTGATTTTGCAGCATCGCTTGAAAGAGAGTAGCTTTGAGCAAAAAGCTGGTTTTGCCTCAGAAATTCAGGTGATCAAAGAATACGGAACGTTGCCTTTAGTCGAGTGTTGCGCCGGCCTGCTAAATCAGGTGTTTATGAACATTTTGAGTAATGCCATAGATGCGCTGCTAGCGTCTGGGGGAGAAGGTTGTGCCCAATCTCCAACCCGCAAAATTTGGATTCGCACAGAGTTGGGGGGTGAAGATGCCGGCAATTCCCAAGGATCGTCTGCTGTAATTCGCATCGCCGATAATGGTGCCGGCATGACAGAAGAAGTCCGCTCAAAGCTGTTCGATCCCTTCTTCACAACCAAACCCGTTGGCAGCGGCACCGGCTTAGGGTTATCCATCAGCTACCAGATTGTCGTAGAAAAACACGGCGGACAATTAAAATGTATTTCAGCACCCGGAGCGGGTGCCGAGTTTATCATTGAGATTCCGCTCAAGCCCCATAAAACAGCGCGACTGAAACCCGACTGA
- a CDS encoding S-layer homology domain-containing protein: MIHAKKWHSRLALPAAGITLIGTFMPWAIAPSAQAQSRFNDIQGHWAQTCVEQLANRQIISGYPDGTFRPTAPVSRVEFAVLISKAFPNTPPVRDPVTFVDIPTDYWAASAIQSGYRANFLTGYSERIFNPNRKIERAQALSSMASGLRYAPSSRATEMLTMAFEDAADIPSYAKTGIAAATERGLVVNYPNVRQLNPNQPVTRAEMAAFVCQALSGGQTALVPAQYIAQLTPQQQPQQAQQQPQQQPQQAQQPQQQPQQQPQQQPAVTAAPRVVGKIQSVESGNVRAEFSYDPQGTTGTGIGNNMRLRIARAGQTLLDKPILLPVGGLEENSRRSDERVSEGRFLGLEVRDIDGDREPEIIADLFSTKSGNNCCAYSYIYRYDPGQKRYAHIEQSWANVGYEVKDVEADGIPEFESLDSQFINAFNIPDADARLPKRIWHYRQGQMVDVSREYPQLVSEHNQKLWQEYQDRQALNQEVKGVLAAYLANKFLLNENVEGWQVLQQVYTASDRDEYFAQLGKLLSDLGYDSRKAGSGR; the protein is encoded by the coding sequence ATGATACACGCGAAAAAATGGCACTCTAGACTGGCCTTACCGGCAGCAGGAATTACGCTCATTGGCACCTTCATGCCTTGGGCGATCGCGCCCTCAGCACAGGCTCAAAGCCGGTTTAACGACATCCAAGGTCACTGGGCGCAAACCTGCGTTGAACAACTGGCCAACCGGCAGATTATCAGCGGCTATCCAGATGGCACCTTTCGCCCCACCGCACCCGTCTCGCGAGTGGAGTTTGCCGTTTTAATTAGCAAAGCGTTCCCCAATACACCGCCGGTGCGCGATCCGGTTACTTTTGTCGATATTCCCACTGATTACTGGGCGGCAAGTGCGATTCAATCAGGATATCGAGCCAACTTTCTCACCGGCTATTCTGAGCGAATTTTTAACCCCAACCGCAAGATTGAGCGGGCACAAGCGTTGAGTTCTATGGCTAGCGGTTTGAGGTATGCGCCCAGTTCAAGGGCAACTGAGATGTTAACAATGGCATTTGAGGATGCTGCTGATATTCCCAGCTATGCCAAAACTGGAATTGCCGCCGCTACAGAAAGAGGGCTGGTTGTCAACTATCCCAATGTCAGGCAGCTCAACCCCAATCAGCCAGTTACTCGTGCGGAGATGGCAGCGTTTGTCTGTCAAGCGTTGAGCGGAGGACAAACGGCTTTGGTGCCGGCGCAGTATATCGCCCAGTTAACACCGCAGCAACAGCCGCAGCAAGCGCAACAACAGCCTCAACAACAGCCGCAGCAAGCACAACAACCTCAACAACAACCCCAACAACAACCACAGCAACAGCCGGCTGTGACTGCCGCGCCAAGGGTGGTAGGTAAAATCCAATCTGTAGAATCTGGCAATGTCCGGGCTGAATTTTCTTATGATCCGCAAGGTACCACCGGCACCGGCATCGGCAATAATATGCGATTAAGAATTGCACGTGCCGGTCAGACGCTGCTAGATAAGCCGATACTTTTGCCAGTGGGGGGACTCGAAGAAAACTCAAGACGTTCAGATGAACGGGTATCAGAAGGCCGATTTCTTGGTTTAGAGGTGCGAGATATTGACGGTGATCGCGAACCAGAAATCATCGCCGATTTATTCTCCACCAAAAGCGGCAACAACTGCTGCGCTTATTCCTATATTTATCGCTACGATCCGGGGCAAAAACGTTACGCCCACATTGAACAATCTTGGGCAAATGTGGGGTATGAAGTGAAAGATGTTGAGGCAGATGGAATTCCAGAATTTGAGAGTTTGGACAGCCAGTTTATCAATGCCTTCAACATTCCCGATGCAGATGCTCGTTTGCCAAAACGCATTTGGCATTACCGGCAAGGGCAGATGGTTGATGTCAGCCGGGAGTATCCCCAATTAGTCTCTGAACACAACCAAAAGCTGTGGCAGGAGTACCAAGACCGGCAGGCGTTAAATCAGGAGGTTAAAGGCGTTTTAGCCGCTTACTTGGCAAATAAATTCTTGCTCAATGAAAATGTTGAAGGCTGGCAAGTCTTGCAACAAGTTTACACCGCCAGCGATCGCGATGAATATTTCGCGCAACTCGGTAAACTTCTCAGCGACTTAGGCTATGACAGTCGCAAAGCCGGCTCAGGCCGGTAA
- a CDS encoding chemotaxis protein CheB has product MPGHDIIVIGASAGGVEALNKLVAGLPKDLPAALFIVLHIRAESKSFLPDILSRYGPLPAAHPKDHERIEHGRIYVAPPNYHLLVKSGYIRLVEGPKENSTRPAVDPLFRTAARAYGRRVVGVVLSGTLDDGTEGLIELKRRGGVAVVQDPEDALFSGMPSSAIEHANVDYILPLSSIAPALVRLAHEPVVEEGGEAVSNESDTDIVEVDGAGMRQQGHPGPASNFTCPDCGGTLFQLQDKGLLKFRCRVGHAYSGQTLVAGQSESQEVALWAAIRSLEERAELMHKMNKNARERNHIASAQRYEVQAKEAEQRADSIRQTLFQNQLPVIENPDEPTVSSSEGEVVDAAFKVVVLVGEAGGRLALSYILPALPANLPAAVIVVQRLDTQSDSSLMADAVSRSNGLPIKQAQEGEQLQPGVVYVAPPNEHLLVTPNGTFCLSSAVLVDFARPSADLLLQSVAASFKDRAITAILSGTGSDGASGVRAIHKMGGKTIAQDETTAQFFEMSSAAIATGTVDSILPLDEIASALVNLVMENSDE; this is encoded by the coding sequence ATGCCCGGTCACGATATTATCGTTATTGGAGCCTCCGCCGGCGGGGTGGAAGCCCTGAATAAACTGGTGGCTGGTTTGCCTAAAGACTTGCCGGCTGCGTTGTTCATCGTGCTTCACATTCGAGCCGAAAGTAAAAGCTTTCTCCCGGATATTCTCAGCCGATATGGGCCTTTGCCGGCGGCTCATCCTAAAGATCATGAGAGGATCGAACACGGACGCATTTATGTAGCCCCGCCAAACTACCACCTGCTCGTCAAAAGCGGCTACATCCGTTTGGTGGAAGGGCCGAAGGAAAATAGCACCCGTCCGGCAGTCGATCCTTTGTTTCGCACAGCAGCAAGGGCATACGGACGCCGCGTGGTAGGGGTGGTGCTTTCGGGCACGCTCGACGATGGCACTGAGGGACTTATCGAGTTGAAGCGGCGGGGTGGTGTCGCTGTCGTTCAAGACCCGGAGGATGCGCTTTTTTCGGGGATGCCCAGCAGTGCTATCGAACACGCAAATGTTGACTATATTCTGCCGCTCTCATCCATAGCACCGGCATTGGTACGTCTAGCCCATGAACCAGTAGTAGAGGAAGGAGGAGAGGCTGTGTCTAACGAAAGCGATACTGACATTGTGGAAGTGGATGGGGCCGGGATGCGGCAGCAAGGACACCCTGGACCGGCCTCAAATTTTACTTGTCCAGATTGCGGCGGGACGCTGTTCCAATTGCAAGACAAGGGTTTGCTGAAGTTCCGGTGTCGTGTGGGCCACGCCTATTCAGGGCAAACGTTGGTTGCAGGGCAAAGCGAGTCCCAAGAAGTGGCGCTGTGGGCCGCAATTCGCTCTCTAGAGGAGCGTGCAGAGTTGATGCACAAGATGAATAAGAATGCTCGCGAACGCAACCATATCGCATCAGCACAGCGTTATGAAGTGCAAGCAAAGGAGGCGGAACAACGTGCTGACTCGATCCGGCAAACGCTGTTCCAAAATCAATTGCCGGTGATTGAAAATCCAGATGAGCCGACAGTTTCATCTAGTGAGGGTGAAGTTGTAGACGCTGCGTTTAAAGTGGTGGTACTGGTGGGGGAAGCCGGCGGGCGGTTGGCGTTAAGTTATATCCTGCCGGCTTTACCCGCCAACTTGCCGGCAGCCGTCATCGTAGTGCAGCGCCTTGATACCCAGTCCGATTCTAGTTTGATGGCGGATGCTGTGAGCCGGTCTAATGGCTTGCCGATCAAACAGGCACAAGAAGGAGAGCAACTGCAACCGGGCGTTGTCTACGTTGCGCCCCCAAATGAGCACTTGCTGGTAACTCCCAATGGCACTTTCTGCCTCTCTTCGGCGGTACTTGTAGACTTTGCGCGTCCCTCCGCCGACTTGTTGCTTCAGTCAGTTGCAGCGAGTTTCAAAGATCGCGCGATCACCGCAATTCTTTCTGGCACCGGCAGTGATGGGGCATCGGGGGTGCGGGCGATTCACAAGATGGGTGGCAAAACAATTGCCCAAGATGAAACTACAGCTCAATTTTTTGAAATGTCTAGTGCTGCCATAGCCACCGGCACTGTAGATTCGATTCTGCCACTCGATGAGATTGCGTCTGCACTTGTAAATTTAGTCATGGAAAATAGTGACGAATAA